TCCGGATCTGCCGCAATCTCAGCCAACAACGCGTACTAAGATCTTGCGTAAACAAAAGGCCATGAAACTTCGTCTTGAGCAACCAAATTAGCCAATTCAGTAACAGTCACCCGAGCTTTGGGCTTAACTATATTGCCAATCACTAGGTAATTGGAGCAGTATTCAGTTAATTTAATCCGATCCATCACAGCCTTTGCCTCACTTTTCCGACCGAGTTTATTTAGCAATAATGTATAGGTTGGCCAATATTTTGGTCTCATGCTATTTTGCTTATATTCCGCAGACATTAGCCGCTCTGCGAGTTCCAGATTTCCTGACTCCAGATGCGCAAACCCTATGTAGGTGACCCAATCTGGATTTTTCAGATATTGAAGATAGGACTCCCAACTTAGACCCCGTCCGGTCGCAGCTTCGAACAAGCGGTCAAACAATTCGTTTGGATACTGGCGTTTCAGTGAAATATCACGTTGATAAAGATTGCGACAAAATGACTCCCCGCGACCAAGCAAAAACCCCCAATAGCCGAGCATGGTGTAGCCCCCTTTTATACTCGGTACTTCTGCGTAAGCCTCGTCCATCAGCTCTATTGCTTTATCAATCGACTCAACAATCGCGGTCGCCAAAGCGTAGTATTGTCTCCAAGGGCCAGTTAGTCGTCCTTGCATTCGATCGCGTAAGATCCATTGACGCGCTGTATTCCACTCTGCGGCATCAGCACCTAAAGACCATCCCACATTTGCAAATCCATCTTTTATAAACGCATCTTCATCATAGGCTGCTAAAATCAAATGCTTTGCTTTTTCAAAAAAGCCATTTTGTCCATACAATTGCGCTAGTTTTAATTTCCAATCTATTGACAATCTATTCGCCCGAAGATCCCGCTCCGTTAGAGCTATCGCTTTTTGGCAATCTCCGGTTTCGTTATATATCGTCCAGCCTATAGTTGCAAATCCATTTTTTCTATTTGCATCTTCGTCATATAATGCAGCAATCAATTTCTCTGCTTTTTCAAAAAGACCTTTCAGTCTATACAATTGGGCCAGCTTCCATTTGCCAGCTAATGATAATCTATTAGCTAGAAGATCCCGCTCCGCTAAAGCTATCGCCTCTTGCGAATCTCCAGTTTCCTTATCTATGGTCCAGCCTATAGCTGCAAATCCATCTTGTATATTTGCATCTTCGTCATACACTGCGACAATCAAATTTTCTGCTTTTTCAAAAAAGCCATTGCGTCCATACATTTGGGCAAGCTTCAATTTCCAAGCTGGCGACAATCTATTCGATCGAAGATCCCGCTCTGCTAAAGCTATCGCCTTTTCACAATCACCATCATTCATCATCTGCCACCAAAGCTGTGCGATTTCGCCGGCTGAACATAAGTTTTTTTCGTGGGCAGGGCAATCGCATCAAGGTCCACTAATATTCGAGTCGCCTGACATCGTCTTCCGCCGTGGCGGATCGGGCGGCTCAAAAAGCAGTTTTCCCAGGTATTTCTCATTCCACCCAGCCGTCAATCGCTTGTTGTGAATCCCCAGTTTATGCGTGGAGTCCTTTTTCAGCCGAGTCAGGGCAAGATGTCTCAAGACCGCGAAGTTCTCCCGTGCAACCGGCTCGCGCAGGCGCGACTCATCTTCACGAAAGCCGATGTCCAGACACCAGTGAACCGCATTTTCGATCCCCCAATGGCCGCGCGCGGCTGTGGCAAAGGTGTCGGCGTTGATGCCACAGCTCCCGATGTAGTAGCGTGTCTCTTGCGTGATCTTGCCGTTGCAGGTGCGCTCACTCTGCACCATGCCGATCATGTTCATCCCCTTCCAGCCTTCGCTGTGTGGCACCGCGCTGAGGTCTTCAAGCGTGCGGTAGCGACGGGTTTCGACGCGGCCATGTCCGCTGTCGCGCGTTTCAACGCCCTCAGAGACCAGTCCGGCATAGCCGCGCGCATCGGCTTCAATGAACGCTTCATTGACCTCTTCGACCAGGTGACCTTGGTTGCCTTTGAGGGCCAGCAAGTAGTCGCCGCCTTGGTCGATAATTTGCGCGGCAATGGCTTTCTGGCAGCCCATGGCATCGATCGTGACGATGCATCCGCGCAGGCAGAGCAGTTCCAGCAACTTCGGAATCGCGGTGATCTCGTTGGACTTCGCTTCGGTGGCAACCTGTCCCAGCACCATCCGGTTCGCCGTGGCCCATGCGCTGACCATATGCAATGCCCCCAGTCCGCGTGCCCGATCAAAGGAGTGACGCAGGGTCTTGCCATCAATGGCCACCACCTCCGCCGGGATCAGTTCGCGAATCGATTCGGCCCACGAGCGGAAGCAGGCTTGAAAGGCCGCCGGCTCGATCAGCGAAAACACCCGCCCGAAGGTATCGTGGGACGGAATCCCATTGGGCAAGTCCAGAAACTGCCGCAGCCACGCCTCCTTGCTGCGCCCAAACTGTGCGATCGCCGCGAA
Above is a genomic segment from Thiorhodovibrio litoralis containing:
- a CDS encoding tetratricopeptide repeat protein, whose protein sequence is MNDGDCEKAIALAERDLRSNRLSPAWKLKLAQMYGRNGFFEKAENLIVAVYDEDANIQDGFAAIGWTIDKETGDSQEAIALAERDLLANRLSLAGKWKLAQLYRLKGLFEKAEKLIAALYDEDANRKNGFATIGWTIYNETGDCQKAIALTERDLRANRLSIDWKLKLAQLYGQNGFFEKAKHLILAAYDEDAFIKDGFANVGWSLGADAAEWNTARQWILRDRMQGRLTGPWRQYYALATAIVESIDKAIELMDEAYAEVPSIKGGYTMLGYWGFLLGRGESFCRNLYQRDISLKRQYPNELFDRLFEAATGRGLSWESYLQYLKNPDWVTYIGFAHLESGNLELAERLMSAEYKQNSMRPKYWPTYTLLLNKLGRKSEAKAVMDRIKLTEYCSNYLVIGNIVKPKARVTVTELANLVAQDEVSWPFVYARS
- a CDS encoding ISAs1 family transposase; translation: MPSATALDHALTRHFAPLVDPRNPTQRRHILLEMIVIAIAAILGGAEGFAAIAQFGRSKEAWLRQFLDLPNGIPSHDTFGRVFSLIEPAAFQACFRSWAESIRELIPAEVVAIDGKTLRHSFDRARGLGALHMVSAWATANRMVLGQVATEAKSNEITAIPKLLELLCLRGCIVTIDAMGCQKAIAAQIIDQGGDYLLALKGNQGHLVEEVNEAFIEADARGYAGLVSEGVETRDSGHGRVETRRYRTLEDLSAVPHSEGWKGMNMIGMVQSERTCNGKITQETRYYIGSCGINADTFATAARGHWGIENAVHWCLDIGFREDESRLREPVARENFAVLRHLALTRLKKDSTHKLGIHNKRLTAGWNEKYLGKLLFEPPDPPRRKTMSGDSNISGP